The stretch of DNA ACTTTGAATGATGCCCAGAGAAATTACtctactactgaaaaagaacTTTTAGCTGTTGTTTTTGCTTTAGAAAAGTTTTGATCTAATTTGCTTGGTACTAAAATCATTGTTTACTTTGATCATGTAGCTCTTCATTATTTGATGACGAAGAAATAGGCAAAACCAAGATTAATAAGATGGATACTTTTGAGTGAATTTGATTTAGAGATCAAAGACAAAAGAGGGACAAAAAAACATGTCACAGATCATTTGAGTCATTTAGTTCATGGGGAGGATGAACTTCGTCCGCAGGAAACGTTCCCTGACGAACAATTGTTCTCTGTGAGTGTGACATTACCTTGGTATGtgaatattgtaatttatttggtTACTAATATGTTACCTCTTGATTTGTCTATGGCTCAAAGAGATAAGATCAAGAGTGATGCCTAATACTATGTGTGGGATGACCCATACTTATGGAAGCATTGTGCAGATCAAGTGATAAGAAGGTGCgttcatgaaaatgaaattatttctattctCATCTTTTGTCATTCTTATGCTTGTGGAGGTCACTTTGGAGCTAAGAGGACAACGAGAAAAGTGCTAGAATGTGGTTTCTACTGGACGTCTTTCTTCCGAGattcatattctttttgtaagtcATGtgatcattttcaaaagacagGTAATATATCCAAAGGAATGAGATGCCACAAACCCCCATactaatttgtaaaattttttatgtttggggCATCGATTTCATGGGCTGTTCCATATATCTTTCggttatgtttatattttgcttGTTGTTGATTATGTCAAGAAATATGTGAAAGGTAAAGCTACCAGGACTGATGATTCTAAAGTTGTTACAGATTTTATCAAGTCTAACATATTCTTTGGGTTTGGAATTCCAAGAGCTCTAATAAGTGATTAAGGCACTCACTTTTGCAATCGAACTGTGGAGGCTTTGCTGAGAAAGTACCATGTGACCCACAAGGTGTCAACAGCATATCTTCATTAAACTAGTGGACAAGCGGAAGTGTCAAATCGAGAGATCAACTCCATCATTGAAAAGACGGTCAATTCAAGTAGAAAAGATTGGAGTTTGCGCTTGGATGAGGCCTTGTGGGCGTATAAGACTGCATATAAGATGCCCATTTGTATGTCACCTTATCGGTTGGTCTTTGGAAAACCATGCCACCTTCCGGTTGAGTTAGAACATAAGACTTATTCGGCTATCAAGAGTTTCAACATGGAGATGGATAAAAGCGGAGAACACATGAAGTTGCAACTACAAGAGTTAGAGGAAATTCACAATGATGCCTATGAGAGTGCAAGGATTTACAAGGAAAAGCTGAAGGCTTTTCACGACAAGATGATCTCTAGGAAGAAGTTTAAATTTGGTCAAAAAGTCCTTCTATACCATTCacggcttcgtttgttttcgggTAAATTGCATTCTCGTTGGATTGGACCTTTCGTTGTTACTAATGTTTTTCCTCATGGTGCAGTTGAAATTCAAAGTTTAACAACTTCCAAAGTGTTCAGGGTGAATGGCCAAAGACTTAAGACTTTCTATGAAGGTTTCCAAGTAGAGAATGTGGCAAAATTAGACCTTGAGGATCCAATTTATACTGATTGAAGAAGAAAGCCTTGAGTCAAGCCAACGACAATAAACAAAGGCGCTGCTTGGGAGGCAACGCAAGGGGAGtttgttttcttattcttgcatttatattttggttatttttgcattttctttgcatttcacCTTACATTGGGAACAATGTAAGTTTTAAGTGTGGGGGAGGGGATTTAggttgtcttttattttttattttttttaaaaagttttactttttgtttttgtggttttcAACGATTTTTGGTTGTGTGTCATGAGCAAGATTCaattaagtttgaaaaattcataacatgatTGAATAAGTAATCTTCCAACTTAGAATTAATTAATCTAGTTATTTTCCTTGAGAATGGTAGTGACTAAATTTGATAGTCAAAAGCCGGTAAGATTTTGAGCCTTTAGACTGACACATCCATATCAGTCTCACTATTTTCTTTCATGTGAGATATTCTTCCATGGATTTGTTTCTCTAGAACTTGCCTTGATTCTCTTCAAGGTCATAttgacacatgcatgcatgaacatgattAAGGCCCTCTTTGTTATAAGCTACATAAGCCAAATAGCCTACCTTGTAATTAACTTTTCCATTTGTTGAacccctttgagctttattggtttttttcGTTTATTGTGAACCCACGTTACAAGCTTTAAACCTGAAAAGCAATGCCTTTACCGAAGCCGTAAAACTAGTGGAGCATTGTTCATCATTATGATATATATGGGTGTGCAAGAAATAAGTGTGGGGGTGTCTGGATTTGTGGTACGACTATGACTGGTGAAATGAAACATGTTCTCATTCTCAATTCGTGAGTTACAttgttgatgtaattttggtgaaaaaaaaagaaaaaaaaaagaaaagaaaagaagaaaggaagtgatggaggaaattttttttgatattatgAACTATCCATATTCATAATTCCTCCTAAAATTCCAATAAAGGGATCTGTTTATACGTGATATATACAAGGTGGAAGTTGTTGTAAAGGATCATTTGTTATCCTTTTGAACGATCTCTTTTTCAATGCAGGAGTTTTACATGGTTTAAATGCTTTAAAGCCAAATTGAAGAAACTGCTGAATGGAGTGATTGGTTTTACATGTCTTATATATTCGAGCTTGAGTTGATTCATTTTTCGCTCCACTAGTTTTGATGGCTTTTGAGCTACACTCTCAAATATTTCCCACCTTGATCCTAAACCCCGTTACAACCCTTGAAAATTCCTTATGATTTGTGTTATGCATGTCATCTCAGTGGTGGAGAATGAGAAGATATGCAAGCCTATGGTAGATCATTTCCATTGGAATGAATTAGAGCGAAACAATACCCTTCAAACAGATGAGAGTCGAATGTTTATTTCTATGAGAGTCTATGTATTTAGTTTACTCTATCTTCGAGTGAAAATGCTTACTAAGTAATTGTAAGTTGTTTAAGAATGTTCAggatatgttatgagttttgaagagCTTGGTTGTTCTTTATTGATGGCAAAGCAACCTTGGTGTTTTTGGGAAAGTGAATTTGAGTTTTGCCCGAGGACGAGGAAAAGTTAAGTGTGGGggaatttgatgaaaattcaaagtctcatatttttctcccttaatgtctagtcttttatacttaatgggtgcctaaatgtactcattattcttatatttttatttaggatgCAAATCGAGTCATTAAAAGCAAAACGAAGCTAATTGGGCGATTCTGGATAGTTTCAATATTGCTTCATAATCTGGGTATAACTCCCTCATACAAGCTCCGATTGAGGTGATTCAAAATGCTATGGAACACCAAGACAAAGATATACAactttcatgttttgagttttgagagataCTGGATGCAGGCTGCATCAAGGTCTAAAGCGGGCTTGAAGTAGACACACCTGCACTGCTAATATTCTGGAATGTTTAGCCTTATCATGCAATTCAAATACGTGATTTAAATGTGGACATTTTGAGATCTGGTGCATGAAAGTTTACTGCTAGAAACAtcactttcctagttatattaggactccattttatttttaatattttccttaattagtCAGATTTGGATATTGTTATTTGAGGATAATACTTAAGAATGTTTTTAGGAGATTTGAGAGACTTGAGAAAAACTAAATTGAATGTGTTAAGAGGGGGGAAATCAGGAGACTCACGGATGCTTCTCCCTACCCTCTTCTCCAACTTCtccttccagttttcatgataaccttgtgtggctaaactttcataattggtcgaAGGAAACAGAAGCCtcggaatcaataaaactgtcagatctaatttatttttagtgttcaattttTGCTTTGAGTATCGAATGTTCTTTTGTGCCTATTATCATGGttgtctcgtttaattactaggaggcctactagtttattattcattgcaatctactgctagattagatatcaaatccataattgtttgatccctctaatttgtgaagcaactaagatttgatgaGTTGATGCGtcaaaaattattagatcttaggAAGAACGCTCaacgaaattaaatgcaaccgctTGTGCTTGTGTTGTTTAGTTTCATCAATCTCTCTAATTTTTAAGACTGAAactagattaaacctttagAGCTTgtcaaagtatgaattaatatatacttgcatcgatgatcagttATAAAATTTcgatggtggatgttgacttagaccaatgtttgtttttttggttgatttagatactttaatttgaattgttccttagttgttcttcttaaaattgtttttgttaTACTCAACCCCCCCATCCTTGTTGACgtagcataaaactaggctaaatactctttgtgggaacgatccttacttgcaccactacatgtatttttaggagtataggttttatttttagttgccTGCGACAACACACTAGTATCATTCAAATCTCACATTTCAAAAGTTCGAACGAAGGATACTTGTGAAGGTATCCTTTTAATCATTTGAATGTATATCTCTTCACGACCGAACTACTGATAATTGACATTCGAATTTAAGATTCTAACGTCACATTTCAAATGTCCGAATGAAGAGTACGTCGCACATATCCTTCTAACCATCCGAACGTATATCTCTTCACATCTGAACTATAAAATTCTAACATCACATTTCAAATGTTCAAACGAAGAATATGTGCGAACATATTTATTAACTGTCTGAACTAATATAATCAAATGCTAGAAAAGTAATGCTCAAATGTTAGTCGATCGGGTttatgtttgaacgtaaaaacatacattcgaacatactttttgtgatgaaaattgCTTGTCTCAAATGGTCGTCATGTTTGtatgaaagaatgaatgacaAACTATCGACCGTcatagaaattttcttttgtgaatatatatttCGTGATGCCTTTGTTGTGTAGTTTCATCCATCACAAAACATGCCTTTGTTGGTTTAGGCTTGTTagaattgttttgttttttttttttggcttatttTTATGCTTGGTTTTGGATtagtttatatcattttatcttgTAAAACCCTAAGTGTAATAATGTCACCAAGGTATTCCTCCTCCATAAGTGAGGGTTGATTAATAAACTTTCGACGGGGCCGCTTCGTGTGGCTACCAGCtcttctttagaaaaaaaaaaaaaaaaaacatgcaatctcttgtagtgataGCATTATTCAAGATTTTTTGGACTAAACAAAATAAGTAAAACCCAAAGGTAACATTATTATCCATCTTCAGCATTACGGCAAGCCCATCAATCCACTCCGTCAAGACCCATTTCTTCACCTTCCTTGGGACTTGCTTCTACGTAACCTATCAGATCTTCTATAATACTGGAATAGGAATTGTAGTGGGACTACCGCGgtgagatttttcaaaatttcaataagTTACGCTTATAACTAACACAAAGATAATCATAAATATGACAAGAATAAACATGTACATGAATGTATGATCATAGACTTGCTTTATAGAACAttcatatttttctctcatccaGATTCCCCAAcatcttttcataaaacatcataacataCTTTCTTTCATGAAAcactattcatcattttttaaacttgCTTAATGTACCTCGCGACTCCCCTTAAGAATACTCAAGGCTTCACATAAACATCCTTCACGCTAAGTACTCTCTAGCTCCCACTAGCAAGAAGCCACATGCCCCTCGCTCTGAGATTGTTAATGTCCCATTAGAGGTCATTGATTGTTCTTCATCAACTTAAGGGATTCCATTCCATTTTTAGGCACTCCAAAGTAGACAACAGAGCTCCACTTAGATAATCCCCTATCCTAACTTGggtt from Juglans microcarpa x Juglans regia isolate MS1-56 chromosome 3S, Jm3101_v1.0, whole genome shotgun sequence encodes:
- the LOC121258661 gene encoding uncharacterized protein LOC121258661, which encodes MEMDKSGEHMKLQLQELEEIHNDAYESARIYKEKLKAFHDKMISRKKFKFGQKVLLYHSRLRLFSGKLHSRWIGPFVVTNVFPHGAVEIQSLTTSKVFRVNGQRLKTFYEGFQVENVAKLDLEDPIYTD